In the Streptomyces formicae genome, one interval contains:
- a CDS encoding ATP-dependent DNA helicase UvrD2, whose translation MAACGQAAHPSPATWQHGRVTSVTHSTLFPQVPDSADAVLAGLDPEQREVATALHGPVCVLAGAGTGKTRAITHRIAYGVRAGILQPASVLAVTFTARAAGEMRGRLRQLGASGVQARTFHSAALRQLQFFWPKAVGGSLPRIVDRKIKLVADAAAACRIRLDRNELRDLTSEIEWSKVTQTVPADYAAAAAKSGRDVPRDPAEISQLYAAYEDLKRDRAVIDFEDVLLLTVGILQDRHDIAEQIRSQYQHFVVDEYQDVSPLQQRLLELWLGERDSLCVVGDASQTIYSFTGATPDHLLNFRTRHPGATVVKLVRDYRSTPQVVHLANGLLSQARGRAADHRLELISQRDPGAEPVYVEYADEPAEAEGAARRIRALLADGVPASEIAVLFRTNSQSEIYEQALADAGVPYQLRGAERFFERTEVREAGAALRGAARFGGNDALLDDVVDLPSQVRAVLSTKGWTNQPPAGSGAARDRWESLAALVRLAEDFARAKPEATLADLVAELDERANAQHAPTVEGVTLASLHAAKGLEWDAVFLVGLAEGMMPITYAKTDEQIEEERRLLYVGVTRARVHLSLSWALSRSPGGRPNRRPSRFMDGLRPGSGAGAAARAAGGGPGGVERGSGGEGTGALAGRRQRKSRTPARCRVCGRTLTEAGEMKLMRCEDCPSDMDEGLYERLREWRSEQASRLGQPAYCVFTDKTLIAIAEAVPDDEGELARIPGVGVRKFHRFGADVLAICAGQDCVRGADEE comes from the coding sequence GTGGCTGCCTGTGGACAAGCGGCTCACCCGTCTCCGGCGACCTGGCAGCATGGCAGGGTGACATCAGTAACGCACTCCACTCTCTTCCCGCAGGTCCCGGACTCTGCCGACGCGGTGCTCGCCGGGCTCGACCCGGAGCAGCGCGAGGTGGCCACCGCCCTGCACGGGCCGGTGTGCGTCCTCGCGGGTGCCGGGACGGGCAAGACACGGGCGATCACCCACCGGATCGCCTACGGCGTGCGCGCCGGGATCCTCCAGCCCGCCAGCGTCCTGGCCGTCACGTTCACCGCCCGCGCGGCGGGCGAGATGCGCGGCCGACTGCGCCAGCTCGGCGCCTCCGGCGTCCAGGCGCGCACGTTCCACTCGGCGGCCCTGCGTCAGCTCCAGTTCTTCTGGCCGAAAGCGGTCGGCGGCTCGCTGCCCCGCATCGTCGACCGCAAGATCAAGCTCGTCGCGGACGCGGCCGCCGCCTGCCGCATCCGGCTCGACCGCAATGAGCTGCGCGACCTGACCAGCGAGATCGAGTGGTCCAAGGTCACCCAGACCGTCCCGGCGGACTATGCCGCGGCCGCCGCCAAGTCCGGCCGTGACGTCCCGCGCGACCCGGCCGAGATCTCCCAGCTCTACGCGGCGTACGAGGACCTCAAGCGCGACCGCGCCGTCATCGACTTCGAGGACGTCCTGCTGCTCACCGTCGGCATCCTCCAGGACCGGCACGACATCGCCGAGCAGATCCGCTCCCAGTACCAGCACTTCGTGGTCGACGAGTACCAGGACGTCAGCCCCCTCCAGCAGCGCCTCCTCGAGCTGTGGCTCGGCGAGCGCGACAGCCTCTGCGTCGTCGGCGACGCCAGCCAGACGATCTACTCCTTCACCGGCGCGACCCCCGACCACCTGCTGAACTTCCGCACCCGCCACCCGGGAGCGACCGTCGTCAAGCTGGTCCGTGACTACCGCTCCACGCCCCAGGTCGTCCACCTGGCCAACGGCCTGCTCTCCCAGGCCCGCGGCCGCGCCGCCGACCACCGCCTGGAGCTGATCTCCCAGCGCGACCCCGGGGCCGAGCCGGTCTACGTCGAGTACGCGGACGAGCCCGCCGAGGCGGAAGGCGCGGCCCGCCGCATCCGCGCCCTCCTCGCCGACGGCGTCCCGGCCAGCGAGATCGCGGTCCTCTTCCGTACGAACTCGCAGTCGGAGATCTACGAACAGGCGCTCGCCGACGCGGGGGTGCCCTATCAGCTGCGCGGCGCCGAGCGGTTCTTCGAGCGCACCGAGGTGCGGGAGGCGGGCGCGGCCCTGCGCGGCGCGGCCCGCTTCGGGGGCAACGACGCCCTCCTGGACGACGTGGTCGACCTGCCCTCCCAGGTCCGGGCCGTGCTCTCCACCAAGGGCTGGACGAACCAGCCCCCGGCGGGCTCCGGGGCGGCCAGGGACCGGTGGGAGTCCCTCGCGGCGCTCGTGCGCCTCGCGGAGGACTTCGCGCGGGCCAAGCCGGAGGCGACCCTCGCCGACCTCGTGGCAGAGCTCGACGAGCGGGCGAACGCTCAGCACGCGCCCACCGTCGAGGGCGTCACGCTGGCCTCGCTGCACGCGGCCAAGGGCCTGGAGTGGGACGCCGTGTTCCTGGTCGGCCTCGCCGAGGGCATGATGCCGATCACCTATGCCAAGACCGACGAGCAGATCGAGGAGGAGCGCAGGCTCCTGTACGTCGGCGTGACCCGCGCCCGCGTCCACCTCTCCCTCTCCTGGGCCCTCTCCCGTTCCCCCGGCGGCCGTCCGAACCGCCGTCCCAGCCGCTTCATGGACGGCCTGCGCCCGGGCTCGGGGGCGGGTGCGGCGGCGCGTGCCGCGGGCGGTGGTCCCGGGGGCGTCGAGCGCGGCAGCGGCGGCGAGGGCACCGGAGCCCTCGCGGGCCGTCGGCAGCGCAAGAGCCGCACGCCCGCCCGCTGCCGGGTCTGTGGGCGGACGCTGACCGAGGCGGGCGAGATGAAGCTCATGCGGTGCGAAGACTGTCCTTCCGACATGGACGAAGGACTCTACGAGCGGCTGCGGGAGTGGCGATCGGAGCAGGCGAGCCGCCTGGGACAGCCCGCGTACTGCGTCTTCACGGACAAAACCTTGATCGCCATCGCGGAGGCCGTGCCGGACGACGAGGGCGAGCTGGCCCGGATCCCGGGAGTCGGCGTCCGTAAGTTCCACCGCTTCGGAGCCGACGTCCTCGCTATTTGCGCAGGTCAGGACTGTGTAAGGGGCGCCGATGAAGAATGA
- a CDS encoding WhiB family transcriptional regulator has product MQLEAHAPSVPPSQTLPPPAPTEDPTLTPLTALTALDDAIENLGVPVPCRAYDPEVFFAESPADVEYAKSLCRTCPLMEACLAGAKERREPWGVWGGELFVQGVVVARKRPRGRPRKNPVAA; this is encoded by the coding sequence GTGCAACTCGAAGCGCACGCCCCGTCCGTACCGCCTTCACAGACGCTCCCCCCGCCCGCACCCACGGAGGACCCGACCTTGACTCCCCTCACCGCGCTCACCGCGCTCGACGACGCCATCGAGAACCTCGGCGTACCCGTTCCCTGCCGCGCGTACGACCCGGAGGTCTTCTTCGCCGAGTCGCCGGCCGATGTCGAGTACGCCAAGTCGCTCTGCCGTACCTGCCCGCTGATGGAGGCCTGCCTCGCCGGTGCCAAGGAGCGGCGTGAGCCGTGGGGCGTCTGGGGCGGCGAGCTCTTCGTCCAGGGCGTGGTCGTCGCTCGCAAGCGGCCGCGTGGTCGTCCGCGCAAGAACCCGGTCGCCGCATGA
- a CDS encoding ABC1 kinase family protein gives MSDLPRKAVTRTAKLAALPLGFAGRATWGLGKRIGGKSAEIVGRELQQRTAEQLFKVLGELKGGAMKFGQALSVFESALPEEVAGPYRAALTKLQEAAPPMPTRTVHAVLAERLGEDWRDLFQEFTDKPAAAASIGQVHRAVWADGREVAVKVQYPGAGEALLSDLTQLSRFARLLGPLIPGMDIKPLIAELRDRVSEELDYGLEAQAQQAHAEEFADDPDVVVPQVVHQSEQVLVTEWIDGTPLSEVISDGTQEQRDRAGQLLARFLFSGPARTGLLHADPHPGNFRLLPDEKSGWRLGVLDFGTVDRLPGGLPVPIGASLRMTLEGEADAVYEMLCEEGFVKESVDLEPDAVLDYLLPIIEPMLVDEFTFTRGWMRSQAARVGDPRSPAYQLGKQLNLPPSYLLIHRVTLSTIGVLCQLGSTVRMRDELEEWLPGFAVEAEPEEEVEEEVEEEAGAEA, from the coding sequence ATGTCTGATCTTCCCCGGAAGGCGGTCACCCGTACCGCCAAACTGGCCGCGCTCCCGCTCGGCTTCGCGGGGCGCGCGACCTGGGGGCTCGGCAAGCGGATCGGGGGCAAGTCCGCGGAGATCGTCGGACGCGAGCTGCAACAGCGCACGGCGGAGCAGCTGTTCAAGGTCCTCGGCGAGCTGAAGGGCGGGGCGATGAAGTTCGGACAGGCCCTGTCCGTCTTCGAATCGGCGCTGCCGGAGGAGGTCGCAGGGCCCTACCGCGCGGCACTCACGAAGCTGCAGGAAGCGGCGCCGCCGATGCCGACCCGCACGGTCCACGCCGTGCTCGCGGAGCGCCTCGGCGAGGACTGGCGCGACCTGTTCCAGGAGTTCACGGACAAGCCCGCGGCGGCCGCGTCGATCGGCCAGGTGCACCGGGCCGTCTGGGCGGACGGGCGCGAGGTCGCGGTCAAGGTCCAGTACCCGGGCGCGGGCGAGGCGCTGCTGTCCGACCTAACACAGCTGAGCCGGTTCGCCCGGCTTCTGGGGCCGCTGATTCCGGGGATGGACATCAAGCCGCTGATCGCCGAGCTGCGCGACCGGGTGTCGGAGGAGCTCGACTACGGCTTGGAGGCGCAGGCACAGCAGGCGCACGCGGAGGAGTTCGCGGACGACCCCGATGTGGTCGTCCCCCAGGTGGTGCACCAGAGCGAGCAGGTCCTGGTGACCGAGTGGATCGACGGGACGCCCCTGTCGGAGGTGATCTCGGACGGGACGCAGGAGCAGCGCGACCGGGCGGGTCAGCTCCTTGCCCGCTTCCTCTTCTCCGGCCCCGCGCGCACCGGCCTGCTGCACGCCGACCCGCATCCGGGCAACTTCCGTCTGCTGCCGGACGAGAAGAGCGGCTGGCGCCTCGGGGTCCTCGACTTCGGCACGGTGGACCGGCTACCCGGCGGGCTGCCGGTGCCCATCGGCGCATCGCTGCGGATGACGCTGGAGGGCGAGGCCGACGCGGTCTACGAGATGTTGTGCGAGGAGGGCTTCGTCAAGGAGAGCGTCGATCTCGAACCGGACGCGGTGCTCGACTATCTGCTGCCGATCATCGAGCCCATGCTGGTCGACGAGTTCACGTTCACGCGCGGCTGGATGCGCAGCCAGGCGGCCCGGGTGGGCGACCCCCGCTCCCCCGCCTACCAGTTGGGCAAGCAGCTGAACCTGCCGCCGTCGTATCTGTTGATACACCGCGTGACGCTGAGCACGATCGGGGTGCTGTGCCAGCTGGGCTCGACGGTGCGGATGCGGGACGAGCTGGAGGAGTGGCTGCCCGGCTTCGCCGTGGAGGCCGAGCCGGAGGAAGAAGTGGAGGAAGAGGTGGAGGAAGAGGCAGGGGCCGAGGCCTGA
- a CDS encoding TOMM precursor leader peptide-binding protein, with amino-acid sequence MHPILKPALRRGWRDLSTVQFGVAPAHALMLGPMDTATGSFLTLLDGTRGLPLLRAEAQRMGLPDGHVDRLLGELSRAGLLDDSTGGGPAAQSLRKRGAAMDRLRPDLASLSLLSPEPGEAIDRLAARRSMRVRVQGAGRLGAALASVLAGAGVGRVDVLEGGHVEPWDVAPGGLPAESIGERRDTTARRVVRQWAPDRPPRAAEGEAGLSLVIIAPRDGLAAYAPDPAAVEGLIASGTPHLYAGVIEGTAVVGPLVLPGASACAGCLFQQRADRDPTWPRMLAQWRSGPARQVPACDLALSTAAAGLAAGHALAFLDGASSACAGTRWEASVPGFAWHSRPVWPHPACPCGAGARNKGDQATVDREPHDTMAG; translated from the coding sequence ATGCATCCGATCTTGAAGCCCGCGCTGCGGCGCGGCTGGCGCGACCTGAGCACCGTGCAGTTCGGGGTCGCCCCCGCGCACGCCTTGATGCTCGGCCCGATGGACACGGCGACGGGCAGCTTCCTGACCTTGCTCGACGGGACCCGGGGACTGCCGCTGCTGCGGGCGGAGGCGCAGCGGATGGGCCTGCCCGACGGACACGTGGACAGACTGCTCGGCGAGCTGTCCCGGGCGGGCCTGCTCGACGACTCGACGGGCGGCGGGCCCGCGGCTCAATCCCTGCGCAAGCGCGGCGCGGCCATGGACCGGCTCCGGCCCGACCTGGCCTCACTCTCACTGCTCTCCCCCGAACCGGGCGAGGCGATCGACAGACTGGCGGCGCGCCGGTCCATGCGCGTGCGGGTGCAGGGCGCGGGGCGGCTCGGCGCCGCGCTGGCCTCGGTGCTGGCGGGGGCGGGCGTGGGCCGGGTCGACGTGCTGGAGGGCGGGCACGTCGAGCCGTGGGACGTCGCGCCGGGCGGGCTCCCCGCCGAGTCGATCGGTGAGCGCAGGGACACGACGGCGCGGCGCGTCGTGCGGCAGTGGGCACCGGACCGTCCGCCCCGGGCGGCGGAGGGAGAAGCGGGGCTCTCCCTCGTGATCATCGCCCCGCGCGACGGACTCGCGGCGTACGCCCCCGACCCGGCGGCCGTCGAAGGGCTCATCGCCTCGGGCACGCCTCATCTCTACGCCGGGGTGATCGAGGGCACCGCGGTGGTGGGCCCCCTGGTCCTGCCCGGAGCGAGCGCCTGTGCGGGCTGTCTCTTCCAGCAGCGCGCCGACCGCGACCCCACCTGGCCACGGATGCTGGCGCAGTGGCGCTCCGGGCCCGCGCGGCAGGTGCCCGCCTGCGACCTGGCCCTGTCGACCGCGGCCGCGGGGCTGGCCGCGGGGCATGCGCTCGCTTTCCTTGACGGAGCCTCCTCGGCCTGTGCGGGCACCCGCTGGGAGGCGTCCGTGCCCGGATTCGCGTGGCACTCTCGCCCGGTTTGGCCACATCCCGCATGCCCTTGCGGAGCGGGTGCGCGCAATAAGGGGGATCAGGCCACCGTGGACCGGGAGCCGCACGACACAATGGCCGGGTAA
- a CDS encoding M48 family metallopeptidase — protein sequence MPADPSPRVAGETSAHRAGTPQRSTTSPPSSGGGASAVEVRRSARRRRTVSAYREGDRTVVLIPARMSEAEEQRWVNVMLDKLAAQESKRLLGDAELAERAGQLSDQYFEGRARPASVRWVTNQNTRWGSCTPSEGSIRLSHRLQGMPEYVVDYVLVHELAHLLVPGHGPRFWRLLEAYPRTERARGYLEGVVAADRLPHLPAAREE from the coding sequence GTGCCCGCCGACCCGTCTCCTCGCGTCGCTGGGGAGACCTCGGCGCATCGCGCCGGAACTCCACAGCGCAGCACGACCAGTCCACCCTCGTCCGGCGGAGGTGCCAGCGCGGTCGAGGTCAGACGGAGCGCCCGCCGCCGCAGAACGGTCTCCGCCTACCGCGAGGGCGATCGCACCGTCGTCCTCATCCCCGCCCGGATGTCCGAGGCGGAGGAACAGCGCTGGGTCAACGTGATGCTCGACAAGCTCGCGGCGCAGGAGAGCAAGCGTCTCCTCGGTGACGCGGAGCTCGCCGAGCGCGCGGGGCAGCTGTCCGATCAGTACTTCGAGGGCCGGGCCAGGCCCGCCTCCGTTCGCTGGGTCACGAACCAGAACACCCGTTGGGGTTCCTGCACCCCCTCGGAGGGCAGCATCCGCCTTTCGCACCGGCTGCAGGGCATGCCCGAATACGTCGTCGACTACGTCCTCGTCCATGAACTGGCGCATCTCCTCGTCCCCGGACACGGCCCCCGCTTCTGGCGTCTCCTGGAGGCCTACCCCCGTACGGAGCGGGCCAGGGGGTACCTCGAAGGGGTGGTCGCGGCCGACCGGCTGCCCCACCTGCCGGCCGCCCGCGAGGAGTGA
- a CDS encoding TerD family protein, whose amino-acid sequence MAREFQRGHKAKISDLTAGTDLYVGVQISAPGLTFDISCFGLDASERLSDDRYFVFFNQPKSPEESIQLLGAQAGDTESFRVTLDRVPQQIQRLSFTATIDGAGQMSQVASGYVRIVAGGEEVARYSFNGAEFSTERAVMLGDFYLKDVWRFAAIGQGFDGGLDALLKNFGGEVAEEETAAPEPQAAAPSFAPPPQAAAAPPAFGAPAAAAPPQAPAPAPAPAPAPAPAQNFAPPQGATPPQAPAPADPSVHAAQTIVAPVHQPPGGTVPPPPPAPYGQPGQQPPQQPQFGQVPGQQQAPGQTAPLPPGYGQQPGAPMPPGYGQQPGAPVPPGYGQQPPGGQFPGQAAAPQGAAPQGAGVAAALQKYREAPTGQRWTQQNEKLIRVDLGVADQPILARQGSMVLYQGKVEFSYKGAGFAGRIVGNSTGQEMQLMRCSGRGQVFLAEEGTHLHPIELQGDAICVSAENVLAFDETLQHEVRRIEGHGIPGGALFVMQFQGTGTVIVKTHGVPVVLPVTPTTFADCHAVVAWSAAAQAIVSSQVRLRSNAYAGSTGESVNLQFRGAPGNFIVVQPYEV is encoded by the coding sequence ATGGCCAGGGAATTCCAACGCGGCCACAAGGCCAAGATCAGTGACCTCACCGCGGGGACCGATCTGTACGTAGGCGTACAGATCTCTGCCCCCGGACTGACGTTCGACATCAGCTGCTTCGGCCTGGACGCGAGCGAGCGGCTCTCGGACGACCGTTACTTCGTCTTCTTCAACCAGCCCAAGTCGCCCGAGGAGTCGATCCAGCTCCTGGGCGCGCAGGCGGGCGACACCGAGTCCTTCCGCGTCACGCTCGACCGCGTCCCGCAGCAGATCCAGCGGCTCTCCTTCACGGCGACGATCGACGGCGCCGGGCAGATGTCGCAGGTCGCCTCCGGGTACGTCCGCATCGTCGCGGGCGGCGAGGAAGTGGCGCGCTACTCCTTCAACGGCGCGGAGTTCTCCACCGAACGCGCCGTCATGCTGGGCGACTTCTACCTGAAGGACGTCTGGCGGTTCGCCGCGATCGGCCAGGGCTTCGACGGCGGGCTCGACGCCCTGCTGAAGAACTTCGGCGGAGAGGTCGCGGAGGAGGAGACCGCCGCCCCGGAGCCGCAGGCCGCCGCGCCGTCCTTCGCGCCGCCCCCGCAGGCGGCCGCCGCGCCGCCCGCCTTCGGCGCCCCGGCAGCGGCCGCGCCGCCTCAGGCCCCGGCCCCGGCCCCGGCCCCGGCCCCCGCCCCCGCCCCCGCGCAGAACTTCGCGCCGCCCCAGGGCGCCACTCCGCCCCAGGCTCCGGCTCCCGCGGACCCGTCGGTGCACGCGGCGCAGACCATCGTGGCTCCGGTGCACCAGCCGCCCGGTGGCACCGTGCCGCCCCCGCCCCCCGCGCCGTACGGTCAGCCGGGACAGCAGCCGCCGCAGCAGCCGCAATTCGGCCAGGTGCCGGGGCAGCAGCAGGCCCCGGGACAGACCGCGCCCCTGCCGCCCGGCTACGGCCAGCAGCCGGGGGCCCCGATGCCTCCTGGGTACGGTCAGCAGCCCGGTGCCCCGGTGCCGCCCGGGTACGGTCAGCAGCCTCCGGGCGGACAGTTCCCCGGACAGGCAGCGGCTCCGCAGGGCGCGGCCCCGCAGGGCGCCGGTGTCGCGGCGGCCCTCCAGAAGTACCGCGAGGCCCCCACGGGACAGCGCTGGACGCAGCAGAACGAGAAGCTGATCCGCGTCGACCTGGGCGTCGCCGACCAGCCGATACTGGCCCGCCAGGGCAGCATGGTGCTCTACCAGGGCAAGGTCGAGTTCAGCTACAAGGGCGCCGGGTTCGCGGGCCGCATCGTGGGCAACTCCACCGGCCAGGAGATGCAGCTGATGCGGTGCTCCGGCCGCGGTCAGGTCTTCCTCGCCGAAGAGGGCACGCATCTGCACCCGATCGAACTCCAGGGCGACGCGATCTGCGTCTCCGCGGAGAACGTCCTCGCCTTCGACGAGACGCTGCAGCACGAGGTGCGCAGGATCGAGGGTCACGGCATCCCCGGTGGCGCGCTGTTCGTCATGCAGTTCCAGGGCACCGGCACGGTCATCGTGAAGACCCACGGCGTACCCGTCGTGCTGCCCGTCACGCCGACGACGTTCGCCGACTGCCACGCCGTCGTCGCCTGGTCGGCCGCCGCACAGGCGATCGTTTCCAGCCAGGTGCGGCTGCGCAGCAACGCGTACGCGGGCTCCACGGGGGAGAGCGTGAACCTCCAGTTCCGTGGCGCGCCCGGCAATTTCATCGTCGTCCAGCCGTACGAGGTCTGA
- a CDS encoding AIM24 family protein produces the protein MNQQQFAGFAPAPVAARMENHGHHMLKVAMQTGNDLFARVGSMVAYEGFVQYEPNPPAVRQVAREWMTGEGAPLMKCSGDGLLYLADYGADVVVINLAGDSLSVNGTNLLAFDASLQWGVERVKGMAKFAGQGLWNIKISGQGWVALTSRGTPIVVDCGRGEDETYVDPDALIAWSPNLKVKGKRSFKAGSLIGRGSGEAYQMGFSGEGIVVVQPSEDSTDRLRARG, from the coding sequence ATGAATCAGCAGCAGTTCGCGGGCTTCGCTCCCGCACCCGTCGCCGCCCGCATGGAGAACCACGGCCACCACATGCTCAAGGTGGCCATGCAGACCGGCAACGACCTCTTCGCGCGCGTGGGCTCGATGGTCGCCTACGAAGGGTTCGTGCAGTACGAGCCGAATCCGCCCGCCGTCCGACAGGTCGCGCGCGAGTGGATGACCGGTGAGGGCGCGCCCCTGATGAAGTGCTCCGGAGACGGCCTCCTCTACCTCGCCGACTACGGAGCGGACGTCGTCGTCATCAACCTGGCGGGCGACTCCCTCTCGGTGAACGGCACCAACCTGCTCGCCTTCGACGCCTCCCTCCAGTGGGGCGTGGAGCGGGTCAAGGGCATGGCCAAGTTCGCCGGACAGGGGCTGTGGAACATCAAGATCTCCGGCCAGGGCTGGGTCGCGCTGACCTCCCGAGGCACCCCGATCGTCGTCGACTGCGGCCGCGGCGAGGACGAGACGTACGTCGACCCGGACGCGCTGATCGCCTGGTCCCCGAACCTCAAGGTGAAGGGCAAGCGCAGCTTCAAGGCCGGTTCACTGATCGGGCGCGGCAGCGGCGAGGCCTACCAGATGGGCTTCTCCGGAGAGGGCATCGTCGTCGTCCAGCCCAGCGAGGACAGCACCGACCGCCTCCGAGCACGGGGCTGA
- a CDS encoding AIM24 family protein, with the protein MQSPLFAHAEQQTQERYSVQNPQMLRVALEGHDDVLARKGAMVAYQGLMEFDAEYQSRGNQRARAHTGEGLDLMRCHGQGTVYLANLAQYIHVVDVDQDGLTVDSSYVLAMDSSLTHQVIAVDSQYGISGSGKYQLNITGRGKVALMTSGQPLMLQVTPDRYVNADADAIVAWSNGLRVQMQAQTHSSGVWRRRGNTGEGWELSFMGQGYALVQPSEMLPPQNAVIGRGAQAQFGMGQQGARGANQGNVWS; encoded by the coding sequence ATGCAGAGCCCACTTTTCGCGCATGCCGAACAGCAGACGCAGGAGCGCTACTCCGTCCAGAACCCGCAGATGCTGCGGGTCGCCCTGGAGGGCCACGACGACGTCCTGGCCCGCAAGGGCGCCATGGTCGCCTACCAGGGTCTGATGGAGTTCGACGCCGAGTACCAGAGCCGGGGCAACCAGCGGGCCCGCGCGCACACCGGCGAGGGCCTCGACCTGATGCGCTGCCACGGACAGGGCACGGTCTACCTCGCCAACCTCGCGCAGTACATCCACGTGGTGGACGTGGACCAGGACGGCCTGACCGTGGACAGCAGCTATGTCCTCGCGATGGACTCGTCGCTGACCCACCAGGTGATCGCCGTGGACAGCCAGTACGGCATCTCCGGCTCCGGCAAGTACCAGCTCAACATCACCGGGCGCGGCAAGGTCGCCCTGATGACGTCGGGCCAGCCGCTGATGCTCCAGGTCACGCCGGACCGGTACGTCAACGCCGACGCCGACGCGATCGTCGCGTGGTCCAACGGGCTGCGCGTCCAGATGCAGGCGCAGACCCATTCATCGGGCGTGTGGCGGCGCCGCGGCAACACCGGTGAGGGCTGGGAGCTCAGCTTCATGGGACAGGGCTACGCGCTCGTCCAGCCCAGCGAGATGCTGCCGCCCCAGAACGCGGTCATCGGGCGGGGCGCCCAGGCGCAGTTCGGGATGGGCCAGCAGGGCGCCCGGGGGGCGAACCAGGGCAACGTCTGGAGCTGA
- a CDS encoding NUDIX hydrolase, protein MSLYDDTALVLKGYQGQPELRQVYLDHLSAHGEDGMWKSCTDGHVTASALVVDPSRGRVLLTLHKKLRMWLQMGGHCEPGDATLAEAALREATEESGVPGLTLLAGGPVRLDRHPIPGPCTQHLDVQYAALAPADAVEAISDESLDLRWFAYDEVADVADASVVRLVEATRARL, encoded by the coding sequence GTGAGTCTGTACGACGACACGGCCCTGGTGCTCAAGGGCTACCAGGGCCAGCCCGAGCTGCGCCAGGTCTATCTGGACCACCTGTCCGCGCACGGCGAGGACGGCATGTGGAAGTCCTGCACGGACGGCCACGTGACGGCCAGCGCCCTGGTGGTCGACCCCTCGCGCGGGCGCGTGCTGCTGACCCTGCACAAGAAGCTGCGGATGTGGCTCCAGATGGGCGGCCACTGCGAGCCGGGCGACGCGACGCTGGCCGAGGCCGCGCTGCGCGAGGCCACCGAGGAGTCCGGCGTGCCGGGCCTCACGCTCCTCGCGGGCGGCCCCGTCCGCCTGGACAGACACCCGATCCCGGGCCCGTGCACCCAGCACCTCGACGTCCAGTACGCCGCACTCGCCCCCGCCGACGCCGTCGAGGCGATCAGCGACGAGTCACTGGACCTGCGCTGGTTCGCGTACGACGAGGTGGCGGACGTCGCCGACGCATCGGTGGTACGCCTCGTGGAAGCGACAAGGGCGCGCCTGTAG